The Manis javanica isolate MJ-LG chromosome 4, MJ_LKY, whole genome shotgun sequence genome contains a region encoding:
- the CLUH gene encoding clustered mitochondria protein homolog isoform X3: MLLNGDCPESFKKEEGAAEPLRENGLEEAEPGEETPGQEVIVIQDTGFSVKILAPGIEPFSLQVSPQEMVQEIHQVLMDREDTCHRTCFSLHLDGNMLDHFSELRSVEGLQEGSVLRVVEEPYTVREARIHVRHVRDLLKSLDPSDAFNGVDCNSLSFLSVFTDGDLGDSGKRKKGLEMDPIDCTPPEHILPGSRERPLCPLQPQNRDWKPLQCLKVLTMSGWNPPPGNRKMHGDLMYLFVITAEDRQVSITASTRGFYLNQSTAYHFNPKPASPRFLSHSLVELLNQISPTFKKNFAVLQKKRVQRHPFERIATPFQVYSWTAPQAEHAMDCVRAEDAYTSRLGYEEHIPGQTRDWNEELQTTRELPRKNLPERLLRERAIFKVHSDFTAAATRGAMAVIDGNVMAINPSEETKMQMFIWNNIFFSLGFDVRDHYKDFGGDVAAYVAPTNDLNGVRTYNAVDVEGLYTLGTVVVDYRGYRVTAQSIIPGILERDQEQSVIYGSIDFGKTVMSHPRYLELLERTSRPLKILRHRVLNDRDEEVELCSSVECKGIIGNDGRHYILDLLRTFPPDLNFLPVPGEALPEECTRAGFPRTHRHKLCCLRQELVDAFVEHRYLLFMKLAALQLMQHKASKMETPTSLENGSLPSSEPKPEEPPGPEAGSEEEGGSASGLAKVKELAETIASDDGTADPRSREVIHNACKAVGSVSSTAFDVRFNPDIFSPGVRFPESCQEEVRDQKQLLKDAAAFLLSCQIPGLVKDCTDHVVLPMDGATLAEVMRQRGINMRYLGKVLDLVLRSPARDQLDHIYKIGIGELITRSAKHIFKTYLQGVELSGLSAAISHFLNCFLSSYPNPVAHLPADELVSKKRNRRRRNRPPGAADNTAWAVMTPQELWKNICQEAKNYFDFSLECETVDQAVECYGLQKITLLREISLKTGIQVLLKEYSFDSRHKPAFTEEDVLNIFPVVKHVNPKASDAFHFFQSGQAKVQQGFLKEGCELINEALNLFNNVYGAMHVEICACLRLLARLHYIMGDYAEALSNQQKAVLMSERVMGIEHPNTIQEYMHLALYCFASSQLSTALSLLYRARYLTLLVFGEDHPEMALLDNNIGLVLHGVMEYDLSLRFLENALAVSTKYHGPRSLKVALSHHLVARVYESKAEFRSALQHEKEGYTIYKTQLGEDHEKTKESSEYLKCLTQQAVALQRTMNEIYRNGSSANIPPLKFTAPSMASVLEQLNVINGILFIPLSLLLF, from the exons ATGCTGTTGAATGGAGACTGCCCGGAGAGCTTcaagaaggaggagggggctgctGAACCGCTGCGGGAAAATGGGCTGGAGGAGGCCGAGCCGGGAGAGGAGACCCCTGGACAGGAAGTCATTGTCATTCAGGACACAGGCTTTTCTGTGAAGATCCTGGCCCCAGGGATTGAGCCCTTCTCCctgcag GTGTCCCCCCAGGAGATGGTACAGGAGATCCACCAGGTGCTCATGGACCGTGAAGACACGTGTCACCGCACTTGCTTCTCGCTGCATCTGGACGGCAACATGCTGGACCACTTCTCAGAGCTGCGCAGTGTcgaggggctgcaggagggctCGGTACTACGCGTGGTGGAAG AGCCGTACACGGTGCGGGAGGCCCGGATCCATGTGCGCCATGTCCGAGACCTGCTCAAGAGCCTGGACCCGTCCGATGCTTTCAACGGGGTTGACTGCAACTCCTTGTCCTTCCTGAGTGTCTTTACTGATGGTGACCTGGGAG ACAGCGGGAAGCGGAAGAAAGGCCTGGAGATGGACCCCATTGACTGCACACCACCTGAGCACATCCTTCCGGGGAGCCGGGAGCGGCCGTTGTGTCCCCTGCAGCCCCAGAACCGTGACTGGAAG CCCCTGCAGTGCCTGAAAGTGCTCACCATGAGTGGCTGGAACCCACCCCCTGGGAACCGCAAGATGCACGGTGACCTCATGTACCTGTTTGTGATCACAGCTGAGGACCGGCAAGTCAGCATCACAGCGTCCACACGGGGCTTTTACCTGAACCA GTCCACAGCATATCACTTCAACCCCAAGCCAGCTAGCCCCCGCTTCCTCAGCCATTCCCTGGTGGAGCTGCTCAACCAAATCAGCCCGACCTTCAAAAAGAACTTCGCTGTGCTGCAGAAGAAAAG GGTCCAGCGCCACCCATTCGAGAGGATTGCCACCCCGTTCCAGGTGTACAGCTGGACAGCCCCCCAGGCAGAGCACGCCATGGACTGTGTGCGTGCTGAGGATGCCTATACCTCAAGGCTGGGCTATGAGGAGCACATTCCCGGACAG ACCCGGGACTGGAACGAGGAGCTGCAGACAACAAGAGAACTGCCCCGCAAGAACCTGCCTGAGCGGCTCCTGAGAGAAAGAGCCATATTCAAG GTACACAGTGACTTCACAGCAGCAGCCACACGGGGTGCCATGGCGGTCATTGATGGCAACGTGATGGCCATCAACCCTAGTGAGGAGACCAAGATGCAGATGTTCATCTGGAATAACATCTTCTTCAGCCTTGGCTTTGACGTCCGTGACCACTACAAGGACTTTGGTGGGGATGTGGCGGCCTACGTGGCGCCCACCAATGACTTGAACGGCGTGCGCACGTACAATGCAGTGGACGTGGAGGGGCTGTACACACTGGGCACAGTGGTAGTGGATTACCGCGGCTACCGCGTCACGGCCCAGTCCATCATCCCCGGCATCCTGGAGCGGGACCAGGAGCAGAGCGTTATCTATGGCTCCATTGACTTTGGCAAGACAGTTATGTCACACCCTCGATACCTGGAGCTGCTGGAACGCACGAGCCGGCCCCTCAAGATCCTGAGGCACCGGGTGCTCAACGACCGTGATGAGGAGGTGGAGCTCTGCTCCTCCGTGGAGTGCAAGGGCATCATTGGCAATGACGGGCGCCACTATATCCTCGACCTGTTGCGCACCTTCCCCCCCGACCTCAACTTCCTGCCTGTGCCTGGCGAAGCACTGCCCGAGGAGTGCACACGTGCCGGCTTCCCCCGCACCCACCGGCACAAGCTCTGCTGCCTGCGCCAGGAGCTGGTGGACGCCTTCGTAGAGCACAG GTACCTCCTCTTCATGAAGCTGGCTGCCCTGCAGCTCATGCAGCATAAAGCCAGCAAGATGGAGACACCCACCTCACTGGAAAACGGCAGCCTCCCCTCCTCAGAGCCCAAGCCTGAAGAACCTCCAGGACCTGAGGCAGGAAGTGAGGAGGAGGGCGGCAGCGCTAGCGGCCTGGCCAAGGTGAAGGAGCTGGCAGAGACCATCGCCTCAGACGACGGGACAG CAGACCCTCGGAGCCGGGAGGTGATCCACAATGCGTGCAAGGCTGTTGGCTCCGTCAGCAGCACAGCCTTCGACGTTCGCTTCAACCCTGACATCTTCTCACCAG GGGTTCGCTTCCCTGAGTCTTGCCAGGAGGAAGTTCGGGACCAGAAGCAGCTGCTGAAAGACGCTGCTGCCTTCCTGCTCTCCTGCCAGATCCCCGGCTTG GTGAAGGACTGCACAGACCACGTGGTGTTGCCCATGGATGGGGCTACGCTGGCCGAGGTGATGCGCCAGCGAGGCATCAATATGCGCTACCTGGGCAAGGTGCTGGACCTGGTGCTCCGGAGCCCAGCCCGAGACCAGCTGGACCACATCTAT AAAATCGGTATCGGAGAGCTCATTACCCGCTCTGCCAAGCACATATTCAAGACATACTTACAG GGAGTGGAGCTCTCAGGCCTCTCAGCTGCCATCAGCCACTTCCTGAACTGCTTCCTGAGTTCCTACCCTAACCCTGTGGCCCACCTGCCTGCTGATGAGCTGGTCTCCAAGAAGAggaacaggaggaggagaaaccGGCCTCCTGGGGCAGCAGATAACACAGCCTGGGCTGTCATGACCCCCCAGGAGCTTTGGAAGAACATCTGCCAGGAGGCCAAGAACTATTTTGACTTCAGCCTTGAGTG CGAGACCGTGGACCAGGCCGTGGAGTGCTATGGGCTGCAAAAGATAACGCTGCTGCGGGAGATCTCCCTAAAAACCGGAATCCAG GTCCTGCTGAAGGAGTACAGCTTCGACAGCCGTCACAAGCCTGCCTTCACTGAAGAGGATGTGCTGAACATCTTCCCCGTGGTCAAGCACGTCAACCCAAAGGCCTCGGACGCCTTCCACTTCTTCCAGAGCGGGCAGGCCAAAGTACAGCAGG gcttcctgaaggagggcTGCGAGCTCATCAATGAGGCCCTGAACCTGTTTAACAACGTGTACGGAGCCATGCACGTGGAGATCTGCGCCTGCTTGCGCCTCCTTGCCCGTCTCCACTACATTATGGGCGACTATGCCGAG GCTCTGAGTAACCAGCAGAAGGCAGTGCTGATGAGCGAGCGAGTGATGGGCATCGAGCACCCCAACACCATCCAGGAATAC ATGCACCTGGCCCTCTACTGCTTTGCCAGCAGCCAGCTCTCCACAGCCCTGAGCCTGCTGTACCGTGCCCGCTACCTCACACTGCTCGTGTTCGGGGAAGACCACCCTGAGATGGCTCTGCTGGAC AACAACATCGGACTGGTGCTGCATGGAGTGATGGAGTATGACCTGTCGCTACGCTTCCTGGAGAACGCGCTGGCCGTCAGCACCAAGTACCATGGGCCCAGGTCCCTCAAGGTGGCCCTCAG